The following are encoded in a window of Dehalobacter sp. 12DCB1 genomic DNA:
- a CDS encoding ABC transporter permease produces the protein MRNILFLVKNTLRVTFRKKGNYIVYLLLPLLGIVFSLGIYSGAKSQPVQIGVIDQDQTALSSYLVQKTAKAGNYTLNPVREAEIKNRLFDQTLAAAVIIPAGYEKSIIAGSPAAIEIISLKGKDITAWLEQSFNLQTQNLKDLAAASNGDHKAFWELFQKYSGNPLQVSAIELQDESVSKGITLTSLGFLLMFVMLGAGLTSHAILNEKRSRTYHRICASPVSTKEYLSANSLSSLIIVTAQTLFIILALQTLFRIETYVPAPLLFLILLLFGLVSIGIGLITTAFSSSSYMAGTLSTLIMTPTCMLGGCFWPVSLMPETMQKIAHFMPQWWALDAIQKIQDGGNMTEILMNIAILIAFTAAFFLIAVYRFARESNVQKFV, from the coding sequence ATGAGAAACATTCTATTTTTAGTCAAAAACACCTTAAGAGTTACCTTTAGAAAAAAAGGCAATTATATTGTCTATCTGCTTCTGCCGCTACTTGGCATTGTCTTTTCCCTGGGAATCTACAGCGGCGCCAAATCACAACCTGTCCAAATTGGCGTGATTGATCAAGACCAAACCGCACTTTCAAGTTACCTCGTACAGAAAACTGCTAAAGCGGGAAACTATACGCTTAACCCCGTTCGAGAAGCAGAGATAAAAAACCGCCTATTCGATCAGACCCTGGCTGCAGCCGTCATCATCCCTGCCGGATATGAAAAAAGCATTATTGCCGGCTCTCCGGCGGCAATTGAAATTATTTCGTTAAAAGGAAAAGATATAACCGCCTGGCTGGAGCAGTCCTTCAATCTGCAAACCCAGAATCTGAAAGACCTGGCTGCCGCTTCCAATGGCGACCATAAGGCCTTCTGGGAGCTGTTTCAGAAATACAGCGGTAATCCGCTCCAAGTATCAGCCATTGAACTTCAGGATGAGAGTGTCAGCAAGGGTATTACCCTGACAAGCCTCGGCTTCCTGCTGATGTTCGTGATGCTCGGTGCAGGGCTGACTTCCCATGCTATCTTAAATGAAAAGCGATCCCGTACCTATCACAGAATCTGTGCAAGTCCCGTCTCAACCAAGGAATATCTGAGCGCCAATTCTTTAAGCAGCCTAATTATCGTTACCGCTCAAACACTCTTCATCATCCTGGCTTTACAAACCCTGTTCCGGATTGAGACCTATGTTCCCGCACCTCTTCTTTTCCTGATCCTGCTGCTGTTCGGCCTTGTTTCTATCGGAATCGGACTCATTACAACTGCGTTTTCAAGTTCGTCCTACATGGCAGGCACGCTTTCTACACTAATCATGACGCCAACCTGCATGCTGGGAGGATGTTTCTGGCCGGTGAGCCTGATGCCGGAAACCATGCAAAAAATTGCCCACTTTATGCCGCAATGGTGGGCGCTGGATGCGATCCAAAAAATACAAGACGGTGGAAATATGACGGAAATCCTAATGAATATTGCCATCTTGATTGCTTTCACTGCGGCTTTCTTTCTGATTGCCGTCTACCGGTTTGCCCGGGAAAGCAATGTCCAAAAATTCGTGTAA